A region from the Bradyrhizobium erythrophlei genome encodes:
- a CDS encoding ABC transporter ATP-binding protein: MTTPLLQVENLRVEIATRHRDLVAIDDLSLSIGEGEVLGVVGESGAGKSITGNAILGLLERPARKTGGRILLEGRRIDDLDEEEMRQLRGRQVGAVFQDPLASLDPLMTIGYQLVQTITTHLDIPRDDARERAARLLAEVGIPAPRERLDSYPHELSGGMRQRIVLALAFCCEPRVVIADEPTTALDVSVQAQVIDLLKRMCRERGTAVMLVTHDMGVIAEAADRVAVMYAGRVVETGPTMDVLRASLHPYSRGLMASIPSMRRAARDRARADLPMIPGAMPRLDALPRGCAFHPRCPVAIARCARERPPFFPAGPSGGACWLVADGASGELPAHA, translated from the coding sequence GTGACGACGCCGTTGTTACAGGTCGAGAACCTTCGCGTCGAGATCGCCACACGCCATCGCGACCTCGTGGCGATCGACGACCTGTCGCTGTCGATCGGCGAGGGCGAGGTTCTGGGCGTGGTGGGCGAATCCGGGGCCGGCAAATCCATCACCGGCAACGCGATCCTCGGACTGCTGGAACGGCCGGCCCGCAAGACCGGCGGCCGGATACTGCTCGAAGGACGGCGCATCGACGACCTCGACGAGGAGGAGATGCGCCAGCTGCGCGGACGGCAGGTCGGAGCCGTTTTCCAGGACCCGCTCGCCAGTCTCGATCCGTTGATGACGATCGGCTACCAGCTGGTTCAGACCATCACCACGCATCTCGATATACCGCGCGACGACGCCCGCGAGCGCGCGGCGCGGCTGCTGGCGGAAGTTGGTATTCCGGCTCCGCGCGAGCGGCTCGACAGCTATCCGCACGAATTGTCCGGCGGCATGCGCCAACGCATCGTCCTGGCGCTGGCGTTCTGCTGCGAGCCGCGCGTCGTCATCGCCGACGAACCCACCACCGCCCTCGACGTGTCGGTGCAGGCTCAGGTCATCGATCTGCTCAAACGCATGTGCCGCGAGCGCGGAACGGCCGTGATGCTCGTCACCCACGACATGGGCGTGATCGCGGAGGCCGCCGACCGCGTGGCCGTGATGTATGCGGGGCGCGTGGTCGAGACCGGCCCGACCATGGACGTGCTGCGCGCCTCGCTCCATCCCTACAGTCGCGGGTTGATGGCATCGATCCCGAGCATGCGGCGCGCCGCGCGGGACCGCGCCCGCGCCGACCTGCCGATGATCCCGGGCGCGATGCCGCGCCTCGACGCGCTGCCGCGGGGGTGCGCCTTTCATCCGCGTTGCCCGGTGGCAATAGCAAGATGCGCGCGCGAACGGCCTCCCTTTTTCCCCGCAGGACCTTCCGGCGGGGCCTGCTGGCTGGTTGCGGATGGAGCGTCTGGAGAATTACCCGCTCATGCGTGA
- a CDS encoding ABC transporter ATP-binding protein: MRDIVLAANHLTVRFDVSASWLTRLFTRASRRTVHAVEDVSFEIDRGTTFALVGESGCGKSTIARTIAGIQRPTSGAVSFMDADIAGLRSRSAVLPYKRNLQMVFQDPYASLNPRWRVGRIVAEPIVTHRILAGRVAVEARVRELLVLVGLSPGDARKYPHQFSGGQRQRISIARAIASNPAFIVCDEPTSALDVSVQAQILNLMCDLQRRLGLTYLLISHNLAVVAHMADELGVMYLGRLVEQGDARQIIETPLHPYTRLLLHTVPDPESGARHRTPLAGEVPSPLDPPPGCGFHTRCPLANARCKAKRPAPHKVAKVWVACHAAEEGRLPASPATDATRGEHA; this comes from the coding sequence ATGCGTGACATTGTGCTCGCCGCGAACCACCTCACGGTGCGCTTCGACGTGTCGGCATCCTGGTTGACGCGCCTCTTCACACGCGCGTCCCGCCGCACCGTCCACGCGGTCGAGGATGTCAGCTTCGAGATCGATCGCGGCACAACCTTCGCGCTCGTCGGCGAATCGGGCTGCGGAAAATCGACGATCGCCCGGACCATTGCGGGCATCCAGCGGCCGACCTCCGGCGCCGTCTCCTTCATGGACGCCGACATCGCCGGCCTGCGCAGCCGCAGCGCCGTCCTTCCCTACAAGCGCAACCTCCAGATGGTCTTCCAGGACCCTTACGCCAGCCTCAACCCGCGCTGGCGCGTCGGGCGGATCGTCGCCGAGCCGATCGTTACGCACCGCATCCTAGCCGGCCGCGTCGCGGTCGAGGCGCGGGTGCGTGAATTGCTGGTCCTCGTCGGGCTGTCCCCCGGCGATGCGCGCAAATATCCGCACCAATTCTCGGGGGGCCAGCGCCAGCGCATCTCGATAGCGCGTGCAATCGCGTCCAATCCCGCCTTCATCGTCTGCGACGAGCCGACATCGGCGCTCGACGTTTCCGTGCAGGCGCAAATCCTCAACCTGATGTGCGACCTCCAGCGCCGGTTGGGGCTGACTTATCTGCTAATCTCGCACAATCTGGCCGTCGTGGCCCACATGGCCGACGAACTGGGCGTGATGTATCTCGGCCGACTCGTCGAGCAGGGCGACGCGCGTCAGATCATCGAGACGCCGCTGCATCCCTATACGCGCCTGCTGCTCCACACGGTTCCCGATCCGGAAAGCGGCGCCCGGCACCGCACGCCCCTCGCTGGCGAGGTGCCGAGCCCGCTCGATCCGCCGCCGGGCTGCGGCTTCCACACGCGCTGCCCTCTTGCCAATGCGCGCTGCAAGGCGAAACGCCCGGCCCCGCACAAGGTGGCCAAGGTCTGGGTCGCCTGCCACGCGGCCGAAGAAGGGCGCCTGCCGGCATCGCCGGCAACCGATGCTACACGAGGAGAACACGCATGA
- a CDS encoding ABC transporter permease — protein sequence MSDETPEGADAPDHPPAWWRGDFVHGFVRSPVAIVSATIVATLLLLAVFAPFVAPYDVRDPAKANVVDARLPPRSTGMFGDQYPLGTDPQGRDMLSAMIYGLRTSLLVGLGAIGLAAACGIALGLAGGYFGGTIDAVIMRAADVQSSFPAILIALLIDGITRTLMDRATHEVLAVPILIAAIAASFWVQYARVVRGLVLVERGREYVLAARVTGVRTVTILIRHILPNVLGPVLVIATINLALAILTEATLSFLGVGIPPAQPSLGSLVRIGNEFLFSGDWWISLMPGGLLVVLSLGVNLFGDWLRDALNPRLAS from the coding sequence ATGAGCGACGAGACCCCGGAAGGCGCCGACGCGCCGGATCATCCGCCGGCCTGGTGGCGCGGCGACTTCGTTCATGGCTTTGTCCGCTCGCCCGTCGCAATCGTGTCGGCGACGATCGTCGCCACGCTGCTGCTTCTGGCGGTCTTTGCGCCATTCGTTGCGCCCTATGACGTTCGCGATCCGGCGAAGGCCAACGTCGTCGACGCGCGGCTGCCGCCGCGCAGCACCGGAATGTTCGGTGATCAATACCCTCTTGGGACCGATCCACAGGGGCGGGACATGCTCTCTGCCATGATTTACGGGCTGCGCACGTCGCTCTTGGTCGGGCTGGGGGCGATTGGGCTCGCGGCGGCCTGCGGCATCGCGCTGGGGCTCGCCGGCGGCTATTTCGGAGGGACCATCGACGCTGTCATCATGCGCGCGGCCGACGTGCAGTCGAGCTTTCCCGCCATCCTGATCGCGCTCCTGATCGACGGCATCACCCGCACGCTGATGGACCGCGCCACCCATGAGGTCCTGGCAGTGCCGATCCTGATCGCGGCGATCGCGGCGTCCTTCTGGGTGCAATATGCCCGCGTCGTGCGCGGCCTCGTCCTGGTGGAGCGCGGTCGGGAATACGTTCTCGCTGCCAGGGTCACGGGCGTGCGCACCGTGACGATCCTGATCCGCCACATCCTGCCCAACGTCCTTGGTCCCGTCCTCGTCATCGCCACGATCAACCTCGCGCTGGCGATCCTGACCGAGGCGACCCTGTCCTTTCTCGGCGTCGGCATTCCGCCGGCCCAGCCCTCGCTGGGCTCGCTGGTGCGCATCGGCAACGAGTTCCTGTTCTCGGGCGACTGGTGGATCTCGCTCATGCCCGGCGGCCTCCTCGTCGTGCTGTCCCTCGGCGTCAACCTCTTCGGCGACTGGCTGCGCGACGCGCTCAATCCGAGGCTCGCCTCGTGA